The Micromonospora siamensis genome contains the following window.
CACCAGCACGGTGATGATCAGACCCTCGATCACCACAAGGCCCATCGCCTCGGCCCAGGTCATCTGGGAGGCGACCGCGTACGCGACGAAGGCGTTCAGGCCCAGGCCGGTGGCGACCGCGAACGGCACCCGGCCGACCACGCCCATCAGGATGGTCATCACCGCGGCGACCAGGGCGGTGACCCCGGCGACCGGCGCGATGCCGAGCAGGTTGCCGTCGGCGTCCGGCGCGGTGCCGATGATCAGGGGGTTGAGCACCACGATGTACGCCATCGTGGCGAAGGTGGTGATGCCGGCGAGCACCTCGCGGCGGACGGTCGAGCCCCGCCGGGTGATCTCGAAGAAGCGGTCGAGGCGGCCGTGCTCGACGGGTTCCGTCGGCTCGACCGGGGCAGCAGGATCCTGCGTGGTCACGCTCATGGCGTGGCTTGCTCCGTTCCGGGTTGGCCCGCCGGACGCACCGGCGTGGGCTGCAGGGGTGCAGTCGTCCCGTTTCGGTTGGCCCGGAGAACGTCGGAACGGCTGGGCTCCACGGATCCCGTGAAGCACTACGAAGCCGCACCCCGGTCCGGGGAACGACTTCGCGCGTCCACCCTATCCACCGCCCACCCACCGCTGACCTGCCGCTATGGCAAACCTCACGCCCGGGCGCCCGGCCGGGGCCGGCAGCCGGCCAGTTCGGGGCAGCGCGGAGCGGGTTGCCGCCGGTAGCGTCGGGCGGGTGGCTCTCCTGGACCTGGTCGCGGCGGAACGTCACCGGTTCGCCGACCTGATCGACTCGCTGACCCCCGAGCAGCTCGACACCCCCAGCCTCTGCGGCGAGTGGACGGTCAGGCAGGTCGCCGGGCACGTGGTCGCCCCGTTCGCCACGCGGCGGTCCTGGTTCCTGCCGCTGCTGCTGCACAGCCGGTTCAGCCTGCACCGGGCGAACGCCGAGCTGGCCCGGATGGTGGCCCGCCGGCCGGTCGCCGAGCTGACCGGCGAGCTGCGACGCAACGCCCGCAACCCGTTCGCCCCGCCCGTGGTCGGGCAGCTCGGTCAGCTCACCGACCTCCAGGTGCACGCCCAGGACGTCCGGCGCCCGCTCGGCCTGGCGTACGCGCTCGACCCCGAGCCCGCCCGCACGTCACTGGACTTCCTGGTCAGCCGCCGGTCGGTGGCCTTCGGCCCGCGCCGGCTCCGCGGCGGCCTGCGGTTCGCGACCACCGACCTGGACTGGGCCTGGGGCGACGGCCCGGAGGTACGCGGCACGGCGGAGGCGATCATGATGGCGCTCACCGGGCGGACGGTGGTGCTGCCCGAGCTGACCGGCGACGGCGCGGCGGTGCTGCGGAAGCGGTCGGCCCGGTGACCCGGCACCGGCCGGTGGTCACCGACGCGCTGGCGCGGCACGTGGTCGGCGTCTGGGGCGGCGACGGCGAGCGGTGGCTGGCCGAACTGCCGACCCTCCTGGCCGACCTGGCCCGGGACTGGCAGCTCGACCTCGGTGAGCCGTACGAGCTGTCCTACCACTACGTCGCCGCCGCCACCCTGGCCGACGGGACACCGGCCGTACTCAAGCTGGGGGTGCCGACCGGGACGTCGCTGGCCGAGGAGGCGCCCGCGCTCGCGGCGTTCGCCGGCCGGGGCGCGGTCCGGCTGCTGCGCGTGGACCTCGACCGGGGGGCGTTGCTGCTGGAGCGGGCGGTCCCCGGCGGGCGGTTGCGCGACCTGGTGCCCGACCGCGACGCCGAGGCCACCTCGGCGCTGGCCGGCGTGATCCGCCGACTGCACGGGCCGCCGCCGCCCGGCTGCCCGCTGCGGGAGGCGGCGGCCCAGGCCCGGGCCTTCGACCGCTACCTGGACCGGTACGACACGGCCGGGCCGCTGCCGCACGACCTGGTGAGGCGGGCCGGCGGCCTGATGCACGAACTCTGCGCGTCGGCCCCCGACCGGGTGGTGCTGCACGGCGAC
Protein-coding sequences here:
- a CDS encoding maleylpyruvate isomerase family mycothiol-dependent enzyme — its product is MALLDLVAAERHRFADLIDSLTPEQLDTPSLCGEWTVRQVAGHVVAPFATRRSWFLPLLLHSRFSLHRANAELARMVARRPVAELTGELRRNARNPFAPPVVGQLGQLTDLQVHAQDVRRPLGLAYALDPEPARTSLDFLVSRRSVAFGPRRLRGGLRFATTDLDWAWGDGPEVRGTAEAIMMALTGRTVVLPELTGDGAAVLRKRSAR
- a CDS encoding aminoglycoside phosphotransferase family protein, coding for MTRHRPVVTDALARHVVGVWGGDGERWLAELPTLLADLARDWQLDLGEPYELSYHYVAAATLADGTPAVLKLGVPTGTSLAEEAPALAAFAGRGAVRLLRVDLDRGALLLERAVPGGRLRDLVPDRDAEATSALAGVIRRLHGPPPPGCPLREAAAQARAFDRYLDRYDTAGPLPHDLVRRAGGLMHELCASAPDRVVLHGDLHHDNVLRATREPWLAIDPHGLVGDPGYEVGALLYNPAPDDRSATLTGLVPARVEQLADELAMPVERVVAWGFVKAVLSDVWTAEEWSPAWNRSPASRALDVARLLLPRLS